The Planctomycetaceae bacterium genomic sequence TCAGGTCGCCGTGGAAGATGTTGCCCTGCGGCAGGTGCAGCTTGTTCTGCAGATCGACGGGGCTCATGGCATCGATGCACGGGTCGCCATTCGCGTCGACCGCCAGACAGCTTTCGATCGGTTCTGCCAGAAACTGATTGATGCCGGACAGATACTTCGCCAGCACGTCGCGGCGGACTCGGTCGTTGTCGTCTTCGAAGAGCCGGTAAGGCATGTCGAGTCCAAACAGCGTCAGCGTGTGGGTTCCCTGTCGGTTGAGTTCGTCCGAAAGAATCGAATTGTCAGTGAGAGTGTGGCAGTAGATTTCTCCCGGCGGAGTTTCCGGGACACGTCCGGCGACGCTGTCGGCAAAGCTGGACTGCATCTGCTCGTAACCTTCGTCGATATGAAACGTTCCGGCGAAGGCGGCTTCAGGCGCGCAGTTCGCGGATCGAAGTTTCGGCAGCCGCGACAGCAGCATGTTGATCTTGAAGCCCGCCCCGGCAGGTACGTCACCGGGCGCTTCGTGAACGTTGCCGAGCAGCCGTGCGAGAACATCGGTCGACGCATTGCACAACACGGTATCGGCATCGACATCGCGAACTGTGCCAGCCTGTTCGAACGTGACGGTCGCTCGGTTCGAACCCGGGTCCACACGAACCACAGTGGCCGACGTGACAAACGTGACGCTGCCGGTGCCGGCCGCGATTCGAACCAGTTCATCGACGAGTGCTCCCATGCCGCCGACCGGGACACGCCATTCTCCCGTACCGTTTCCAATGACGTGGTACAGGAAGCAGCGGTTCTGTCTCAATGACGAATCGTGAGGATGCGTCGACAGACCAATCTTTGCGTCCGTAAACACCAGCCCGCGAATCAGGTCATCGGACAGCAGGCGTTCGATGACGTTGCCAAGCGGCTCTTCGACGAAAGCCTGCCACGCCGCCTGGCCGGCGCTCGACAACCGTCGGCGCATCTGAGAACGAGTCACCAGCGGCTGTGTCAGACTCGGCCAGACCACACTCGCGAGTTGCTGCTGCAGGCGCTGCAGTTCCTGAAACTCGTCATAGTCGCGATCGCTGCCGGTCAGAGTTCGAAATGCGTCGCGATTCGCGCCCGGATCATTGTTACGAATCAGCACCTCGCGAAAGCAGCCATTCGCCAGTGACGGAGTGTACGATGCCGTCCCGCGAGACCGCAGCCGCAGGTTCAGCCCGAGATCGTCGACGATCTTCTTTGGAAACAGACTGACCAGATAGGCGTACGCGGACAGCCGGGCGTCGATTCCGGCGAAGAGTCGTTTCGACTGAGTCGCCCCGCCCAATTCTGCATTTCGTTCCAGCACCAGCACTGACTGACCGGCCTTCGCAAGGTAGCAGGCCGCGACCAGTCCGTTATGCCCGCCGCCAATCACGGCGACGTCATAGCGGGAATTGATCGAGACAGCACCTGGCATCGGGGAAAAGTCGGTGAGAAGCTGGCTGGTCGAAACGGCGATCGGCAGGATCCCGCCTTCCGGTGGTTGCGGAAAAGACGATACTCCCGGCAGCGCGATTGAGGGTATCGTCGGGAACGGCTTGGGATCAAATCCGCTGAAGCTGTGGTGGCCTATTCAAACAGGTCGTGGACAGGCAGCGAGAATCCCGGCAGCAGCTCCGGAGCGGCCAGTTCTCGCACCGATCGCAGATGAAACTCACCGTCTTCCAATCGGCAGACAGCCCCGGTCTCGCGCGTCGGATCAATCAGCCAAACGACGGATGCTCCTGACCGCAGCCACTGTTCCGCCTTCTGATGAACCTCCGTCGACGTGTCACCGGGTGAGACGACTTCGACCGCCAGGTCCGGAGCGCCAGGAAAATATCCCGACGGGATTCTGCCACTGACTCGACCGATTCTGACGAACGCAGCATCGGGCGCGCGAACCGTATCGGGATCACTTTCAATCACGAATCCGGTCTCAGCACCGAAAACGTGGCCGAGTTTTCGATCGAGCACAAAGTTCCCCAAAATTCTGCCAACACTGGCGGCCACCCAGCCATGCCGACTGCCTGC encodes the following:
- a CDS encoding NAD(P)/FAD-dependent oxidoreductase encodes the protein MPGAVSINSRYDVAVIGGGHNGLVAACYLAKAGQSVLVLERNAELGGATQSKRLFAGIDARLSAYAYLVSLFPKKIVDDLGLNLRLRSRGTASYTPSLANGCFREVLIRNNDPGANRDAFRTLTGSDRDYDEFQELQRLQQQLASVVWPSLTQPLVTRSQMRRRLSSAGQAAWQAFVEEPLGNVIERLLSDDLIRGLVFTDAKIGLSTHPHDSSLRQNRCFLYHVIGNGTGEWRVPVGGMGALVDELVRIAAGTGSVTFVTSATVVRVDPGSNRATVTFEQAGTVRDVDADTVLCNASTDVLARLLGNVHEAPGDVPAGAGFKINMLLSRLPKLRSANCAPEAAFAGTFHIDEGYEQMQSSFADSVAGRVPETPPGEIYCHTLTDNSILSDELNRQGTHTLTLFGLDMPYRLFEDDNDRVRRDVLAKYLSGINQFLAEPIESCLAVDANGDPCIDAMSPVDLQNKLHLPQGNIFHGDLTWPFAESDEQAGLWGVETEHPRILLCGSSAVRGGAVSGIPGHNAAMKVLQDRTT
- a CDS encoding Uma2 family endonuclease; amino-acid sequence: MYSGILRVMSRQAPFPAACGVFRNSGYLMSVTAKLVTASELLANHSRQRCELIRGEVKLMSPAGSRHGWVAASVGRILGNFVLDRKLGHVFGAETGFVIESDPDTVRAPDAAFVRIGRVSGRIPSGYFPGAPDLAVEVVSPGDTSTEVHQKAEQWLRSGASVVWLIDPTRETGAVCRLEDGEFHLRSVRELAAPELLPGFSLPVHDLFE